The window CATCGTCAGCCTGGACGAATTCCATCTGGCCTTCGTCCCGCTGGAAAACATCCGGCGCGTGGCCCACTTCGCCATGGACAACGGCGTGCGCCTTGGGGTCAACGTCCTTGCGCTGCGCGGCAGGGGCATCCGGCGCGCCGAGGCGGCCGCCATGCTCGGCATCGACGCGGCCAACCCGCCGCCGGGGGGATTGTGGATACAGGAGTCGAGCCCGCTACGCACGGGCAGAGCCCAAAGAGCCATCAGCCCCGAGGAGCAGATACTGCATCCTCTCGCCTCCTTCGCCAACAATCCCTGCCAATACGTGACCCGGAACATGGTGGTCACGCCGGAGGAGCGCGTCTTCGCCTGCTGCGGGTTCGGCGACTCCTCCCCGCGCGGCCCGGCCGCGCTGGCCCTGGTGGGCGACCTTCGCACCTCCTCGTTTGCCGAGTGCCTGAACAGGGCCCAGGGAAGCCTGGTCTTCAACATAATGGCCGAATACGGCCCGGCGGCGCTCCTGGCGCTCGCCAGAAACCACGACGACTCGATCGAACTGCCCGAAGCCTTCGCCAGCAACTGCGACATCTGCGGCCACATCTCGGCCACGGCCCCCGTGCGCAAGGCTCTCTCCAGGGCGCTGCGCGCCCTGACGGCCAAAATACCCGACACCCCTGCGAGGACACGCGCCCCATGACACCTCCCCGCCCCCTGAACCTGAATCTGATGCTGACCTACCGCTGCAACTACCGCTGCCGCCACTGCATCGCGGACTGCGGCCCGGAGCGAAAGGAGACCGCCTCCCTCGACGCTTGCGCCGGATTCATCGACGCCTGCGTCGCCGCCGACGAGGTGGCCACGGTCGGGTACACCGGCGGCGAACCATTCCTGGTTCCCGAACTGCTCACCGACCTCATGCGGCATGTCCACGACCACCACGGCCTCCCGCAAGGGCTCGTGACCAACGCCTTCTGGGCCACCTCGCCCGGCGTTGCGCGCCGCCGCCTCTCCGAACTGAAGGACCTCGGGCTCTACATGCTTACCGTGAGCCTGGACGGCTTCCACGCGAACCATGGCCCGACCGGCTTCGTCCGCAACGCGGTCCAGGCGGGACTCGACCTTGGGCTTTTCGTCACCGTGAACACGGTCGTCACGCGAACCGGTAGCATCTCCAAGAAGGAAGCGCCCCGCATTCTCGGCCTGCCCGGCGAGGATTCCGGCGTGATCGTGCGCGAATTCGGCCCCATCCGTGTCGGCCGCGCAGCCCGGCTCCTGGCCGACGACGAATTCATCGAGACGGACTGCGAGGCATCCTTTGATGCCGCTTGCGGATTCGTGCAGACGACGCCTTCGCTCGCCCCCAGCGGCGACCTCTACGCGTGCTGCTGCTTCGGCGACGCCGA is drawn from Alkalidesulfovibrio alkalitolerans DSM 16529 and contains these coding sequences:
- a CDS encoding radical SAM protein — translated: MLPLSTLTFFLSWRCSVACEHCGFTCGPGRRGKLSIQRALALIDEAHRREPTLRMIAYSGGEPFLFHDDLLTLMSAAFARGLAGGVVSNCSFAVSDDAVRARLAPLARLGLEELIVSLDEFHLAFVPLENIRRVAHFAMDNGVRLGVNVLALRGRGIRRAEAAAMLGIDAANPPPGGLWIQESSPLRTGRAQRAISPEEQILHPLASFANNPCQYVTRNMVVTPEERVFACCGFGDSSPRGPAALALVGDLRTSSFAECLNRAQGSLVFNIMAEYGPAALLALARNHDDSIELPEAFASNCDICGHISATAPVRKALSRALRALTAKIPDTPARTRAP
- a CDS encoding radical SAM protein; protein product: MTPPRPLNLNLMLTYRCNYRCRHCIADCGPERKETASLDACAGFIDACVAADEVATVGYTGGEPFLVPELLTDLMRHVHDHHGLPQGLVTNAFWATSPGVARRRLSELKDLGLYMLTVSLDGFHANHGPTGFVRNAVQAGLDLGLFVTVNTVVTRTGSISKKEAPRILGLPGEDSGVIVREFGPIRVGRAARLLADDEFIETDCEASFDAACGFVQTTPSLAPSGDLYACCCFGDAERGPEERIAHVGNLRDADAGTLLRAMRSDLLLCILAEAGPLAVLAELKRRVPGLRARNRYFTTCDVCVDLFLNPDVRPHLAALLDDYSNTSKRACHG